GCATCGATCACTTCCCTTTAAATTCATGAAAGCTGCTCGATTGTGTAGGCTTTAATTGGTGGTCGTTGTGCTTCCTTATTTCCCTTGTCTGTCTTGGTTTCCATCTGCTTCACAAACATGTCCTGATAATACATATAATGATATTCTTGCAGGAGCTCACTTCCACTAGTAAGCTTTTGCTAAACGCATAAATGTTCTGCTTGAATAATATGATCCAGAGTATCTTCTTGACAGGTGTCAGCCTCTAATCATGGTATCTTTTACAAATTATTAGTTAATCTTATTTTAAGAAATGGAGCTACAGATTTGTCCAAGCAACTGCAAACTTATGCCCTTAAAATTTCTTCACGCATACCTAGTTGTTCAATAGAAAATAGTAATTGGCTACTTGAATGCACCTCTTCATTAAGTTTGGAAATTGTTGATTCTCTTCTTGAGAAATCCAAATTATTTATTAGAGTGAAACTGTTCTTAATGGTGAAGTTAGTGGAAACTATTTTGACCTGTTCATAGTTCTAGCAAATTTATGAAATTAGTGTCactgtttttctgtttatttttaagaagatcAACTCAGAAATCACATATGTTTTATTGGTGATCTACTTTTAGAAGTTTGGACAGGCTATAAGACATCTTGTGTGACTCGATGACTTATCTCCCTCACTACTGGGATGCTGCTCAAAATTGAGGACACTCGTCAAAATTGAGAGCGGTCATGTTTAGAATTTCATCTCTATTTTTAGTCATAGTTAACTAATGATGGTTCACCATTACTTACAATGTTTGGTCACCTTGTGCTTCTGAGAACTTTATTCCATCACCTCAACTTCTGGAAACTTTGAGAATAACCGTGAGTTCTACATACTAACTTCCATCATGgagtttttcctctttttctctttaaaGTGATGGGTAGAAATCAgtgagagaaaaaggagaaccAGCTgttagcctctctctctctcactctgtcTGTCTATCtcattcttctccttctttttacttcttttcttctttcttcctccttcatcTGCTTTTAAAAAACTCGAAAGCTCCTGCACTGGCTGAGTGCTTGTTTTGGACATGCAAGAATGTCCAAAacaaataaggaaaaaaaatctgaaatagATTGGAAAAGAAAACTTGGTATATTACGTTACCTTTTTAATCTATTTCGGTCTCGGTACAATATACAAGCTGATGCCAGCCAATTTATTTGGTTCCAGATACTCCTGCCAACCCCTAAATCGTATGCAATGTTTGATGATCTAGATCAAAAGATTTACTTTAGCATGTAAAACCTTCAATTGTTGGCTTGTTGGGTATATTCATTTTAACTAGCCAGTCTGTTCATATACTCATGAATTGATGACAATTTACACAGCCAACTGCAAATAAATCTCATTTTTCATCAATTTATAGTAGAGCTACTCTTTCTTGGTATATTCATTCTAACAAGCCAGTCTGTTCATATACTCATGAATTGATGGCACTTTACACAGCCAACTGCAAATAAATCACATTTTTCATCAATTTATAGCAGAGCTACTCTTTCAGGTTATAACTCAGATCTGGTTGCTGCTTTTAGGAGGCCTCAGCTTGGCAGGTTTATTAGATGTGTGGGTAGGTCTACCTAAAGATGTTCTACTTTGATAATATAAATCAAAGTTCCTGCATAAATGTTCATGTAATGTGAATTCAcgcatgtttttctttttctcaggCCGGGCACAAGGTTCCTGTTATCCTTTATCTAGCTTTGGGTGGATCCTTGCTTTCTTATATATATTCAGCTCCACCATTAAAGGTATAAGCACATTGTTTGTTTCATACAAGTTGCATCAATGCTGAAATAGACAAAACTTTTCTTCATATATGTCCACTGTTAGATATAGTGGATCttatgtaacaacctaggacctcacccaaaatggttagctagaaggtattatttgggttccttagtgctgtataagtatccaaaatctcttcggtgaataaccgatgtaggattaaacacacacccgcacgggtcctcacatactttctcCGTTTAAGCTCTGACGTtatcgtcaggctaagggttcatatccattcaaatttaatcgcTAATCATATGCATCACAATAGGCCCGTGGTCAATCTCTATTAACTTATGCTGTAGTGTTCCCTAGTCTATATAGGCTATGGGCCGAGTtcactctgatactatttgtaacaacccaggacttcacccaaaatgactagctagaaggtattatttgagttccttagtcctgtataagtacctaagatctcctCGGTGAATAACggatgtaggactaaatacacgcccgcacggattctCACATCTTGTGACACTTTTTATGTATTGCAGCTCAAGCAGAATGGATGGATTGGAAATTTTGCTTTAGGGGCAAGTTACATCAGTTTGCCATGGTATGGAATTATGTGCTGTAATTTACTCTTAAGAGTTCTACTATGCTGCTACTTTGCACATGACCTCTTTGAAAAAAATTGCAAAGTTCACATCCATTAGACCTTGTGAGCTTCAGCGTATATGGAGTGACTCCTTTTATCTCTATAACTGACAGGTGGGCTGGTCAATCTCTGTTTGGAACCCTTACTCCTGACATAATTGTACTCACACTGTTGTACAGCATAGCAggggtacttttttttttgttttgcaatTTAGTTTTGTAATCATATAAATTCACCAATCCTAAATACAgtgttttatttttctgttcagCTGGGGATTGCCATTGTTAATGATTTCAAGAGCATCGAAGGAGACAGGGCTTTAGGACTGCAGGTATTTTTTGCACATTTGTTATTTTAATTATCTGGTGTTTTTGAAAGCCAGAATACTCATTCCTCCAATGCTGTTACTCAAATAGCTTCTCGTACTATTTTTGACAGTCACTTCCAGTTGCTTTTGGTATTGATACTGCCAAATGGATATGTGCTGGTGCAATTGATATTACTCAGTTATCAATCGCAGGTATGACATTTCTGGTTTTCTTGTGTTCTATAAGTCCATCCATCTTCCTATATACAATTAAGCTAGTAGCTGCAAATACCACCAGAGTCTTGGATGACAACCACTTGATGTTGTGATATAGCATTTGAAGATCTGATAATTAAGGAACATTCAACAAGGACATTCTTTTCTAAATCGGACACTTAAGGTGGGAGACGTGATTCACATCCCGTTGGAAAATTGTAACCAGTATATGACGTTAAAAAACTTGCACCTAATGCACATATGCTCAGACACTGTTCAACAATTAGTTAATTACAAATGAACAATGCTCAGACGCCGGCTTTCCACTTGAGATTGGTGCCCTGCACAGGGTTGGTGTAATTCCTCATGAGTTGGTTGTTTAAAGCACCAATAACCCTCGTGCCATGCATAATGCCACCATTGCCAGGGCCCAGGAAAATGGCTTTTGGAATACTGTTGGGCCTCGTTTGTTTTCCATAACACCTCAAACTAAAGGCAGCTTATAGACTAGGAGATTACATCACAGATAAGCTGATTATGCAGATTGCAGTATATGTTGCTGATGCAAAATGACAACTGAAGGGAAGGTAaaacaacaaagtccaactctGACTACATGCAGATTGAACATCCATCAAGGCATTGTGTTTACAGGATGAGCTGATATGCGACGGTGATGCTTTATGGAATCACAATCTTAAGGAGTCTCTGGTACAATTAATGAGTTGGAAACAGCATATTTGCAAAGATGCTGATGAGTAAATTGGTTGTGACATAAATGGTCACGAGAGATTTTGCAGAAAGCCGAACTAACAAATGAAAATGTTATGTGGCAATGGAGGTAGTTGAATAGTTGTTGCAATAGGTAGATTCCAACAATGTATGGAGCTCCACGGTTTTGACCAAGATCTGCTTAGTGTGACTTAGGCTATACAAGGCAGAAGAACTGGCTACAGGACATCATCTGGATAATCTTATTACCCAACTTTACTGGCAGCTGAGATACTAGTGCAATCTAGTGAGGCAAAAAGAAACAATGACAATTAACTGTAGTCAAAAGTCAAAACATTGATGCAAACCTACTAATGCTAAAGATGTATAGTTATGAAACAAAAGTCAAGCGTGGCAAGGTGGTGGTTTTGTTTTGAGTATACAATCTTAGAAATAGCTGACCCGATGATAGACGTAAAACATGGGTGCATCTCTCCCCCTCTACATGCACACACTCATGCACGCTGACATGCAccaaccacccccccccccccccccccctctctacATGCCCACACTCATTCACGCTGACACGCACCAACCCACCCCAAATACGGCAGGAATGCCGTCTTCTGGGTTCGAGTGAATCTCTCTCGTGCACACATTCCTGCTGTCTTCTGGGTTCGAGTGAATTATCTTGTCGAGTATTTGCTCTCAATAGTATCATTgcacctttttttcttttcttccttgggaGCTATCTTTTTTTGCCTAAGTGGTCTTGTTCAGATGAATTTGATTGTTTGATAGGTCTGGATCTGTAACGCCTAAGTCAAACTAAACGCATGATTTTTCTAAACCATGCTACCTTTTCTACTTATAGATGAAAAGGCTAGTTTACCTACAGGATGCAACTACTCTTTTAGCTCATCAACTATTCTATGAAATATTTGTTTTTGATGATCAATGCAGGTTACCTGCTTGGTGCTGGTAAGCCATTATATGCACTAGCACTGCTTGGGTTGATAATCCCACAGGTGGTATTTCAGGTGAGGTTCCTGGTTTTTGGTTCAAAAGCTAAGGTTCTTTGGGTCGTTTAAAAGCAACCTTCTTGGGATACTTTATTTCTGGTCATCTGATGTTCACCACTTGGACAATTGAGTACACAAACGCAGCTCAAGAAGGTTCGCTTTTATGAGCTGAAAAGTTAGATCTGTCATGTAGCCATGTCTTggcaatagttttgaattggacTAATTTATGAGCTCTAAAATCTGTATGTTAGGATGTATTTCATTCCATTCTTGAAAGGTGCATCTCACTCTTAATTCATCATCATATTGCAGTTTCAATACTTCTTGAAGGATCCAGTGAAGTATGATGTCAAATATCAGGCAAGTGTCCTTATGGCTCGCTTACCTACTGTTCATACTTGTAATACTTCAAAACTAACCTGCATCCATCCATCCTCTATGCAGGCTAGTGCACAACCCTTCCTGATCCTGGGTCTCCTGGTAACAGCCCTGGCTACCAGCCACTGATTCCCACGTCGGAGTCACACCAGTCTGCTGTGCAACAGCAGCATCACAAAAATGTGAACCATCCCGGAATCTTCCAATCCTCACATTGTGAACCATGAACCACTCACCCCCTTGCTTGATGCAGAGATTTGTGATTCTGTGATTCCCATTGTAACAGCATTGCCATTGACCATAAGCCTCTCCTCAATTTTCAAGTAAACGGGCACGGGAGAGAACTACCAGAAGAACCATCACAACGTAGCAATGTAGAAGTCGCAGCTTCCCGTTGGTAGCTTTCTTTTTATTCCGTCACTTAGAACCTGTAACTTGCATTAGCAACTTTTGCTTGTATATTTAAAGTGTCTTCAAACGGTTTTCACTACACACCTGCTTGAGATATTATTAGCACAAACTGACGTGACTGAGTTCAGATACAATTCAGATACGAGCCGAGTTCACATATTATTAGCTATTTCTTATTAGTTCATTAAGATAAAACAGTAGGTTACATGGAAAAAAGAAAGACTCACGAGGC
The Phoenix dactylifera cultivar Barhee BC4 chromosome 3, palm_55x_up_171113_PBpolish2nd_filt_p, whole genome shotgun sequence DNA segment above includes these coding regions:
- the LOC103709366 gene encoding chlorophyll synthase, chloroplastic, with amino-acid sequence MASILLGATSIAQSNRTPYRLCSTVGRRSPPLSLTRRKLTVRAAETDANEVKATAPDKAPASNGGSSFNQLLGIKGAAQESDKWKIRVQLTKPVTWPPLVWGIVCGAAASGNFHWTVEDVAKAIVCMLMSGPCLTGFTQTLNDWYDREIDAINEPYRPIPSGAISENEVITQIWLLLLGGLSLAGLLDVWAGHKVPVILYLALGGSLLSYIYSAPPLKLKQNGWIGNFALGASYISLPWWAGQSLFGTLTPDIIVLTLLYSIAGLGIAIVNDFKSIEGDRALGLQSLPVAFGIDTAKWICAGAIDITQLSIAGYLLGAGKPLYALALLGLIIPQVVFQFQYFLKDPVKYDVKYQASAQPFLILGLLVTALATSH